In Candidatus Eisenbacteria bacterium, the genomic window GAAGAGCGGGCCCGCGGGAAGAAGATCGAGAACCGGATTCCAGAGGGTGAGATCGTTTCTTCTACCCTCGACGACCGTTGCATAAAGCAAACCGAACGTCTCGGCGTCCCCCTCGACCACGAGCGCGGCGTTCTCCTCGACAGTGGCGAGGATGTTCGCGATGTGCTCGTCGAGAACCGATCGGTCCGCGGGACGGTTCCGCGCGGCCTCCGCCGCGATGGTGGCGAGCAAAAGGAGCGCGGCGACCCCCGACGTCCTTCTCCCGGAACGCGCGAGAAAGAACGCCGCCGGCAGGAGGAGAAGCATCAACGCGGGAAGGAAATAGGCCTCCGGATCGTGGATCCTGTACCCGAGAATGAACGCGAGCGTGACGAGGGAACCCCCGAGAACGAGGAGGAAGAGGTCTCGCCGCTCCCGGTAGAGAAACCGAAGCCCGATCGCGGCGGCGATCCAGACGAGCGGCGGGACTTCCCCGCCGAGCCCCGCAAGCCGCGCGAGCGGATCCTCCGCCGGTCCCCCCGCTTGGAGATACCCCCAGTAGTTTCGGCCCACGACGTGCGCGAGGAAGCGCGGCGCCGACGAGGGGTCCCCCCAGTTCCAGAGGGGCGCGAGAGCGGCGCGCACGGGGAGGATCGCGTACGGCGTGAGGCCGATCCAGAAGAGCGGCTTCGAGAGGAAGACGATACGCCTGGAGGGATGCGCGACCGCGAGAAGGTGGATCGCGAGAACGGGGAGCAAGAGGAGGAACCCGAGGTGGTTCGTGAGCGCGAGCCCCCAGAGATAGGCGGAAAGGAGGACGCGTCTCGGGTCCCTCCTTTCCGGAAGGACATAAAGTATCAGCGCGAGGAAAAGAGCCCCGAGCGCGTAGACCTCGGCCGAGGTCGACTCTAGCCAAAACGTTCGGGAGGTCGCGAGCGCCGCCGAGACGAGAACGGCCGCGCGCACCGAGCCGGTTCGGCGGAGAACCCACGCGCCGAAGAGCCCGACCGCCGCCGCTCCCGCGAGAGCGGCGAAGAAGTTCATCCGCGCGGCGACCGATCCGATCGGAACGAGGGTGAACAAGCGCCCGATCGACGTGTAGAGCGGATACCCGGGCGGGTGCGGCACCCCGAAGACGCGCGCCGCGACCGTGAGCTCAGGGCCGTCCCCCGGCTGAACCGTCGGGGCGAGCGTGAAAAGATAGAGAACGAGCGCCGCCGCGAAGAGGGAGATCCCAACGAGACGGACATTCGCTCGGTCAGTGGACGTATCCAAGGGACCTCAGCTTCTCCAGCATCCTCTCGTCGAACGGGCTCTCGATCGGCGCCTCGTCCCCGAGCGCGCCCTTCTCCCAGCTCTCCACGAAACGCACAGGATGATCGCGGAGGAAATCGGCTCGAAACACCCCCTCGGGGACCGTCCCGTCCATGTCCGCTCCGAGAGGAAGCCCCGCGGCGGCGAGGACGATCGCGGCCACGTCCTCGGGACGGACCGGCTCCTCGAGCGTCCCCCTCCGGAACGGCCCGCCGCCCGCGAAGAGGATCCCCCTTTCGCCGTGCCAGAACGGCATCTCGGTCCACCGGTCGTCTCCCACGTGAAGAATCATTCCCGGCGGGTACGTGCGGAAGCCGTGGTCGGAGACGACGAGGACGGCGTCCCTCTCGAGATCGACCCGTTCCAGAACGAGCCCGAGCGCGCGATCGGCGAGGCGGTAGGTCTCCGCCACCATCGGGCCGAACGTGTCGACGACGGCCCGAGGAGGGGGCGCCAGCGGCGCGGGGAGCCCCTCCATCGAGCCGCCGAACCGCTCGGTTTCGTAATATCGATGAAACATCCATAGCTTATGTGGAAAGAAGTCGGTCGCCTCCAGATAGAACGTGAAGAAACGCGGCTTCCTCTCGTCGAAGAGGGCGAAGGCGGCGTTCAGATAGGCGAGGTCCTTTTCGAGATAGTGCCGGAGCGCCGGATCGAGCCGGTCCGCGTTCGGGAAGTCGGCCGTCTTGAAGAAGCGCTTCTCGCGGGCCGCATCGACCGCTTCCCCGTCGATTCCCTCCGGGAAGGTCCGCATCCCGATCGTGTCCCACTCCGCCCCGGGGCTCCACTCCTTCTCGTACTCCTCGGTCGGGGGCCAGGTGTAGTTCGTGAGAAGAAAGCCGTTCACCGGCCGCGCGGGCCACGTGACCCAATGGCCGACGACCCCGACCGTGATCCCCGACTCGCCGAGAATGTCCCACACCGTCCGCCGCCGAATCAGGTTCGAGGTGACCGGCACCCTCTTTCCTTCCGAGCCGACCGGAAGGGTGAAGCTCTCGATTCCGTGAGCTTCCGGGCCGAAGCCCGTGAAGATCGACGTCCAGATCCTCGGGGAGAAGAGAGGCTCGTCCGCGAGAAGATCCGCCGCGAACCCCGCCTCGAGCAGGCGATCGAAGTTGGGGAGCTCCCCCCTCGCGCGGAGGGCAGCGACGACCTCCGGATCGGCCGCGTCCACCCCGAACACGACGATCCGCTCCGGAAGGGACCGGTCCGGCGCGCCGCACCCGGCTGCTGCGAAGGAGAGGAGAACGAAAGCAACCGCCTCGCGCATTCCGTTTCCGTTCGCATCGCGCGGGGCCCGCGGGTCGGTCCGCGCGATCGGTTCATGAATGAATGATCAGTAGTACCCGAGCGCGCGGAGCTTCTCGCGGATCTCCGCCTCCACCGTGAGATCGCCGGTCTGAAACCCCGGGTCCCTCTCGCGAATCCACTCGAGGAGAGAGCGCTCCATCTCCGCTGCGCGCTTCGGATCGAGGCCGATGACGTTGCGGGTTTCGCTCGGGTCCTCCCAGAGATCGTAGAGCTCCTTCCGATCCCGGAAGGGGGTCACGATGTACTTCCAGCGCTCGTCCCGGACCGCCTTCGCCTTGTACTTGTTCTGGTATTCCGTTTCCGGCTCGATGCTCCACGGCTTGCTCGCCTCGGAGAACACGACGCGCGGGGCGATCGGCCCGCGCGCGGCCGGAAGCAGGCTCTCCCCCTCGAAGATCGAGGGGATCGGGAGGCCCGCCGCCTCGAGGAGGGTCGGCGCGAGATCGAGAAGGCGGACCGGCGCCTCTTCGATCCTCGGCTCCCGGACGATCGAGGGTCCGTGCAGGATGAGCGGAACGTCCACCGCGCTCGCCCAGAGATACTCGCCGTGATCGAAGAAGTACATGTGCTCGCCGAACCCCTCTCCGTGGTCTCCCGCGATCACGAGGAGAAGCCCCTCGCGTCTCCCCTTGGGAACCGCTTCGAGAAGACGCTCGAGCCATCGATCGACGAACGCGATCTCGCCGTCGTACGCCGCGAAGAAGGCGTCTCGGTCCGAGGGGCGAAGCGGGGCGAGGCCGGACCGGATTCTCTTCAGATCCTCGAGGCTCGTCGTGCGGTACGCCCCTTCCGGCACGCGCCGGATCGAGCCGTACGGCGGCGGCGGATCGTACGGCCAGTGCGGATCGAAATAGTGAACCCAGAGAAAGAACGGCTCCTCCCCAGCGGCCCCGAGCCACTCGCTCGCGTACCTCGTGACCGTGGAGGCGCGCCTCTCGAGCTGGCCGCCGTCCGGGGTTTCGTCCGTGATGTCGTCGTAGACCGAGAAGCCCCGGTCGAGCCCGAACGTCCGGTGAAGCGAGAAGGCCGAGACGAACGCGCCCGTGCGGAACCCTCTCTCCCGGAAAATCTGCGCGATCGTGCGGACATCCTCGGGCACGCGGAACCCGTTCCTCGGCACCCGGTGCGTGCGGGGGTAGAGAGAAGAGAGGATCGTCGTGTGCGAGGAGAGGGTCGTCGGGATCTCGGCGATGCAGTTCGTGAACAGGACCCCCTCGGCGGCGGTCCGATCGAGAAACGGGGTCGAGGCTTCCGCGTTCCCGTAGCAGCCGATCCGGTCGGATCGGCAGGTGTCGATCGTGACGAGGAGGATCCCGTCGACGAGGGGGGGCGGGTTCTTTCCCCCGCAGGCGAGAAAGAGCAAGACCGTGACGACAACGAGCGACCTCTGCACCTGCGAACCCCTTTCCGCGGCAGCCGCCCGCGAGTGTAGCACACCCCCCTTCGTTGACGCTCTCCGCGACCGCGGGTAGATTGATAGCGAAGGCTCCGTTCGACGTCTATAAGGTCGGACGATCTCTCCGACGGGGCGAAACCCGCTCGATGCACGCGCTTTCGGTCCCGGACGCGCAACTTCTTCGCGCGCGGCGCGCCCCGTCCGAGCCAAGGAGGTGGATCCGATGAACCGCACCCCGATCCCGGACCGCAGAGCCCGAGCGGCCCCGGCGCCCCGAGCCGGCCTTCTTGTCTTGTCACTTCTTCTCTCCGCGTCGGTTGTCTTCGCGTCCCTTCCGCTCCGCGAGATCCCGGAAGGCGCGTACAGGCCGGGGGATACGGGGGACGCGCTCCTCCTCGTCCGGGTCGGCTCGATCGACGACCTTTGGGAGTTCGTCGAGGCGTGGGAGGCGGCCGGGGCCCGGTTCCCGCATGTCTACCCGCCGAACCTCCTCATCGGGGATGTCCCTGAGTCGATCGAGAGGAAGATCCGCGCGGACGAACGCCTTATCGAGCTGCATCGGAAGCCGGCCGCGGTCTCGGTCGGGAAGACGACCTCGGAACAAAGGCTCCTCGTCGATTCCTGGAACCGCGAGCTCGTGCAGGAACCGCCCGAACCGTCCAAGATGCCCGTGGAGTTCGGGGATCTCCTCCTCGGGCCCGCCTGGATCCCGCCGGAGGATGCCTCCCCCGGCAAGCACGAGGGCGGGCTCGTTCGGATGTACGGGAGCGCGTTCGGAGCGACAATGATCCAGTCCTCCGAGCTCCTCTTGGGGAAGGTCGCGGTCGCGATCGTCCTCCCCGACGGCCCAGGGACCACTTACTCGGACACCGAGATCTCCGTCGTCTACGCGAAGGCGCGGGGGGCGATGGACTTCTTCTCGGCGAACGTCGAGTATCCGGGAGTGCGCTTCGTCTACGATCTCAGGCGGCGCGTCCCGACCTCCCACAACTTCCAGACCACCCCTCCCCATCTCCACCAGAAGGAGTGGGTCGAGGAGGTCATGGACGCGCTCGGGTACGATCTCTATGTCAAGGGGACCGACTTCGGGCCGGTCTACCAATACTTGGACAGCTTGCGGATCCGGATGCGGTGCGAGTGGGGCGCCTGTCTCTTCATCCCCAAAGTTTCGTACTTCGCCGGCGCGGGGTACACGGCGTACGCGTACCTCGGCGGGCCGTTCCTCGTCGTCCCGTCCGGCATCAACGGGAAGGTCACCCCGCACGGAAGCGGAAGCATGGATCTTTCGCATCTCATCATTCATGAGTTCGCGCATCTCTTCTGGGCGCTCGACGAGTACCCGGCGGGGGGAACCTCCTCGCCGTGCCACGCAACATCGGGATACCTCGCGATCCGAAACAGAAACAGCCTGAACTGGGATTACACGTGCGAGCGGCACGTGGCCTGCTGCATGGACGTTCCCGCCCCCTTCATCTGCCGGTTCACGCTCGGCCAAATGGGAATCTGGGATTCGGAAGATCCCCCGGACGGGATCCCCGACGTGCTCGATACGCACCCGTTCGTTTACGCCGACACGCTTCCGGACACGGTCGTGGTCATCGACCCGCTGATCCACGGCATCGCCGCCGAGATCCCGGTGGTCAACCGGGCGTACGGCGGCGGGAGCGGCGCGGGAAAGGGGGCGGAGGTCGCCGGAGCCCGCCCCGATATCACCTTCAACTCGATCGAGCACGTGATTTACCGGATCGACGAGATGGCGGACGAGGAAGGGAATCCGATTTGGTTCTACGCCGATCCGGAAGGGGGATGGGGAGGCGACTCGACGCGCGTGCACTTCGCGTTCCGCCCCTACGGCCTCACCGGAGGACCGCACACGATCCGAATCAAGGCGGTCAACACGGTGGGGAACGTTTCGACCTGGGGGGAGAACCGGCAGGGGATCTTCGTGAAGGCGATCGCGCTCCGCGATTTCGCCGCGGCGCCCGACTACGACGGGCGCGTTCGAGTTTCCTACAAGATCGAAGGGATCGCGTTCGGCGCGTCCGCCACGCTCTATCGCCGCGCGGAAGGCGGAACCGACGAGCGGATCTTCACGCACACGCTCGCGGACGACTCCGAGATGGTCCTCTTCGACGAGCACCCGAGACCCGGTGAGCGATATCATTATCGTCTCGAGGCTCGCGCGCTCGGCGCGAGCTGGGAGTGGGAAGCGGACGTCATCTCCCCGGCGCGCATCGCCCCCGGCGAACATGTCTCGCAGATCACGCCGAATCCGTTCCGCTCGAGCACGATGATCTCGATCAAGGTGCCCCGCGGCGATCCGACCCACCGCCTGGGAGGGGGCGGAGGAAAGCCGGGGCCGAACCCGCCCAACCCGTACAACCCGAACACGGGCGCGGCGCCGCAGCTCGAGGCGGGATCGCAGAGCCGCTACAAGATCGTGCGGGTCGAGATCGACATCTTCGACGTGGCCGGACGCCTGGTACGCAGCTTCCCGCCGATCCACTCCTACGAGGGCTTCTATTCGGAGCCGTACGTGTGGGACGGCACGGACGACTCGGGGCGGAGGGTTCCGCAAGGAGTCTATTTCGCTCGCATGAAGGCGGGGGACCACGTCGAGGAGACTAGGAAGATCGTCTTCATCCGCTAAACAGTCGAAAGGTTCGTATGCGAAGCGCCGGGGGGTCTTCCCCCGGCGCTTCTTCGGCGCGGAACGATCCCCGCGCGGACTCTACCTCGTCCGGATGAGGCGGCGGTTCCTCCGATAGATGAAGAAACCGACGACAGCGAGAACGACGATCGTCACCAGAACCCGCAAGCCGCCGAAGGTAGACCCGCCGATCTCGCTCGCGGAGCGAAGCCAGTTCCGATAGTCGACCATCCCCGCCTTCCGATCGTCCTGGTCCCAGGAGTCGAGGATCTCCTCGAGCGCCGCCGGATAGCCGAGGCGGTCCATCGTCGAGGTGATCGCCGGGCCCCAGTAGTTGTAGCGGGCGTTGATCTCGTTTCTCGACTGATTGCCGACGGCGAGATACGTGTTCTTGAGGAAGCTGTTCCCGTGGGCGCGGCTCCCTCCGATCACCGGAACTCGCTTCTTGCCGACGATCAGAATCGCGGCGTTTCCCGACTCTCGGAACTCGTTTCGGTAGATCTTCGCCGCCGACCCGCGCGCGAGGATTCCGTACTGGGCGCTTCGGAGGAAGAGGTTCTCCTCCACCAGAATCGGCGACCCCTGAAGACGAAGCGCGTCGAAGCAATCGACGAACTCGCTTCTCCGAAGAACCCCTTCGGACGAGTCGATCCGAGCCCCCGCTCCCCCGACGAACCGGCAATCTTCGATCGCGATCCGTCTCTTGGTCGCGATGACCGAGAAGACGTGCGGAGCGTCCGTCCGATCGAACGTGATCCCGCGGAGAAGAAGCTTCTCCCCCTCTCCCTCCGCGAACACGATCGGATCCTCGACCCGAAGCCCCCGCACGATCGTCGAGTCCCGTCCCCCTTTCCCCACGAGGGAGAAGGCGACTCCCGGAGGAGGCTTGATGGAAGCCGTGTACTCCCCCGGAAGAAGCACGATCCGCCCGCCGTCTTCGAGGCGCAAGACGGCGTCCTCGATCGTCGGAACCTCCGAGGGGACGACGAGGTCGGCCGCCTCCGGCGAAGAGGAAGCAAGGAACGCGAGCATGAGAGCCGAACCGAACCATCGAAACATAAAGGAACTCCCTCGCTTTCGCGCGACGATGGGGAACCTCGGCGCAAGAGTATCACGGCGCCGAAGGCTTGTCCAACGCCAGAAGGGCCTCCGCGAGGCTCGGCTCCTCCGGGAGGCGCGCCGCCGCCCCGCGAAGCGCCGCGCGCGCTTCCTCCTCCCTTCCCGAGGCGGCGAGATGCTCTGCGAGAAGGAGGACCGGCCCCGGCATCTCCGGGGAGATCCGCACGCCGGCTCGGAGCTCCTCCTCGCCTTCGGCCGCGCGCCCCATGCGGACGAGGCAGAACCCCAGGTTCGCGTGAACCCTCCCGTCGCGAATTCCGGAGCGAAGAAACGCGCGGTACTCCTCGGCCGCCTCCTCGTAGCGGCCTTCTCCCTGCAGGAGCTGCGCGACGTTGACCCGAAGCCCGGGGTGCCGCGGATCGATCGCGATCCCCCGGCGGTACGTTTCTTCCGCCTCGCGCGCTCTCCCCTCGGCGGCGAGCGTGAGGGCGAGGTTGTTGTGCGCCTCGGGATTGGACGGGGAGAGCTCGATCGACCGCCGAAACGACGCGATCGCCCCCTCGCGATCCTCGAGCGCGCGAAGCGCGACCCCGAGGTCGTGGTGCAGGTCGCTCGACCCGGGCCGGAGACGAGTCGCCTCGCGGAAACGCTCGGCCGCCCCCGCGGCGTCTCCGCGCTCGAGCAGCGAAACCCCCTCTCCCTGATAGCCGAGCGACCAATCGATGGGCCCCACGGCCCCGAAGTCGTGGTTCAGCAAGAACACAAGCAGCAAGAGAAGCGCGGCCCCGGGAAGAACGCGCGCGCGCCGCCGTCTCAAACCCGCGCCGAGACGGAGAAGCCCGCTCGCCGCGAAGAGAAGAAGGACGGGAAGAAGGGGCATCCGATAGCGCGAGCAGACGAAGAAGAGCACGATGGAGAGGGAATACGCCGCGAGAAAGAAGAGAAGCAGGAGCTTCCTCCGATCCCATCGCGCGAACACCATCCCGACGATCGCCAGCGGCATGATGAGCCCGTAACAAAGAGGGAGGGCGCGAAAGGGGCGCGAATACCGCGCGGCGAAATCGATGATGTAGTTGTTCGAGAGCTCCGCTCCGTGAAACAGAAGATACGACTTCTTGAGAAAGAGGAGCGCCGCCTCGCGAGGGTTCTCCCGGATGAACGCCTTTCCGC contains:
- a CDS encoding sulfatase codes for the protein MQRSLVVVTVLLFLACGGKNPPPLVDGILLVTIDTCRSDRIGCYGNAEASTPFLDRTAAEGVLFTNCIAEIPTTLSSHTTILSSLYPRTHRVPRNGFRVPEDVRTIAQIFRERGFRTGAFVSAFSLHRTFGLDRGFSVYDDITDETPDGGQLERRASTVTRYASEWLGAAGEEPFFLWVHYFDPHWPYDPPPPYGSIRRVPEGAYRTTSLEDLKRIRSGLAPLRPSDRDAFFAAYDGEIAFVDRWLERLLEAVPKGRREGLLLVIAGDHGEGFGEHMYFFDHGEYLWASAVDVPLILHGPSIVREPRIEEAPVRLLDLAPTLLEAAGLPIPSIFEGESLLPAARGPIAPRVVFSEASKPWSIEPETEYQNKYKAKAVRDERWKYIVTPFRDRKELYDLWEDPSETRNVIGLDPKRAAEMERSLLEWIRERDPGFQTGDLTVEAEIREKLRALGYY
- a CDS encoding glycosyltransferase family 39 protein, producing MRSPNPASRLLGVCLAALLLIGLFLRFLHTFDMQASPIFDRPVMDPGYHDEWARSIVRGEPITDGEPFFRAPAYPYFLAAVYAIGGGDPRHPRYVQAVLGVLSLYLAYRIGRKVFGKGTALLALSLALLYPILLFFDGELKIEPFAVFLNLILLTLLLEAEERRSLRLWFAAGLLLGLSAAARPNILLFAPAIPLWLLLHRRENLLASVAAPSLLAALGAVLVLAPITVRNLREGNDRVWIASQGGINFYLGNHPGADGWSATAPGIRKDWKGGIEDSRLLAARALGRKAKDSEVSAYWYERGKAFIRENPREAALLFLKKSYLLFHGAELSNNYIIDFAARYSRPFRALPLCYGLIMPLAIVGMVFARWDRRKLLLLFFLAAYSLSIVLFFVCSRYRMPLLPVLLLFAASGLLRLGAGLRRRRARVLPGAALLLLLVFLLNHDFGAVGPIDWSLGYQGEGVSLLERGDAAGAAERFREATRLRPGSSDLHHDLGVALRALEDREGAIASFRRSIELSPSNPEAHNNLALTLAAEGRAREAEETYRRGIAIDPRHPGLRVNVAQLLQGEGRYEEAAEEYRAFLRSGIRDGRVHANLGFCLVRMGRAAEGEEELRAGVRISPEMPGPVLLLAEHLAASGREEEARAALRGAAARLPEEPSLAEALLALDKPSAP
- a CDS encoding alkaline phosphatase family protein; the encoded protein is MREAVAFVLLSFAAAGCGAPDRSLPERIVVFGVDAADPEVVAALRARGELPNFDRLLEAGFAADLLADEPLFSPRIWTSIFTGFGPEAHGIESFTLPVGSEGKRVPVTSNLIRRRTVWDILGESGITVGVVGHWVTWPARPVNGFLLTNYTWPPTEEYEKEWSPGAEWDTIGMRTFPEGIDGEAVDAAREKRFFKTADFPNADRLDPALRHYLEKDLAYLNAAFALFDERKPRFFTFYLEATDFFPHKLWMFHRYYETERFGGSMEGLPAPLAPPPRAVVDTFGPMVAETYRLADRALGLVLERVDLERDAVLVVSDHGFRTYPPGMILHVGDDRWTEMPFWHGERGILFAGGGPFRRGTLEEPVRPEDVAAIVLAAAGLPLGADMDGTVPEGVFRADFLRDHPVRFVESWEKGALGDEAPIESPFDERMLEKLRSLGYVH
- a CDS encoding DUF2723 domain-containing protein codes for the protein MDTSTDRANVRLVGISLFAAALVLYLFTLAPTVQPGDGPELTVAARVFGVPHPPGYPLYTSIGRLFTLVPIGSVAARMNFFAALAGAAAVGLFGAWVLRRTGSVRAAVLVSAALATSRTFWLESTSAEVYALGALFLALILYVLPERRDPRRVLLSAYLWGLALTNHLGFLLLLPVLAIHLLAVAHPSRRIVFLSKPLFWIGLTPYAILPVRAALAPLWNWGDPSSAPRFLAHVVGRNYWGYLQAGGPAEDPLARLAGLGGEVPPLVWIAAAIGLRFLYRERRDLFLLVLGGSLVTLAFILGYRIHDPEAYFLPALMLLLLPAAFFLARSGRRTSGVAALLLLATIAAEAARNRPADRSVLDEHIANILATVEENAALVVEGDAETFGLLYATVVEGRRNDLTLWNPVLDLLPAGPLF
- a CDS encoding right-handed parallel beta-helix repeat-containing protein — encoded protein: MFRWFGSALMLAFLASSSPEAADLVVPSEVPTIEDAVLRLEDGGRIVLLPGEYTASIKPPPGVAFSLVGKGGRDSTIVRGLRVEDPIVFAEGEGEKLLLRGITFDRTDAPHVFSVIATKRRIAIEDCRFVGGAGARIDSSEGVLRRSEFVDCFDALRLQGSPILVEENLFLRSAQYGILARGSAAKIYRNEFRESGNAAILIVGKKRVPVIGGSRAHGNSFLKNTYLAVGNQSRNEINARYNYWGPAITSTMDRLGYPAALEEILDSWDQDDRKAGMVDYRNWLRSASEIGGSTFGGLRVLVTIVVLAVVGFFIYRRNRRLIRTR